Proteins from a genomic interval of Stenotrophomonas sp. 24(2023):
- a CDS encoding anhydro-N-acetylmuramic acid kinase, with protein MTVDPTAPLFLGLMSGTSADGIDAALVQFPQAGGCRFVQGLTHGWAPALRARLVALGEGGPLQSLEELGELDARIAIAFADAANRLLDAAGVDRAQVTAIGSHGQTVRHRPLADPAFTVQLGDGNRIAELTGITTVADFRRRDVAAGGQGAPLMPAFHLAMLGAAGEDRAVLNLGGIGNLTLIPRQGTVRGFDTGPANALMDAWCQRHTGQGFDAGGAFAASGAVDAALLASWRADPWFDLPPPKSTGREQFHLAWAEARMGEGEYAAADVQATLLELTAATVADALLAQQPDTRRLLVCGGGVHNPRLMQRLAARLPEVVVEPSTVHGLDPDYVEAMGFAWLASRTLAGLAGNLPGVTGAQGPRILGAIHPA; from the coding sequence ATGACCGTCGACCCGACCGCTCCCCTCTTCCTTGGCCTGATGTCCGGCACCAGTGCCGACGGCATCGATGCGGCGCTGGTGCAGTTCCCCCAGGCCGGTGGCTGCCGGTTCGTGCAGGGCCTGACCCACGGTTGGGCCCCGGCCCTGCGGGCACGCCTGGTCGCGCTGGGGGAAGGCGGGCCGCTGCAGTCGCTGGAGGAACTGGGCGAGCTGGATGCACGGATCGCGATCGCCTTCGCCGACGCGGCCAACCGCCTGCTGGACGCTGCCGGCGTGGACCGGGCACAGGTAACGGCCATCGGCTCGCATGGGCAGACCGTGCGCCATCGGCCGCTGGCCGACCCGGCCTTCACTGTGCAGCTGGGCGATGGCAACCGCATTGCCGAACTGACCGGCATCACCACGGTGGCCGATTTCCGCCGTCGTGACGTGGCCGCCGGCGGCCAGGGCGCACCGCTGATGCCGGCCTTCCACCTGGCCATGCTCGGCGCGGCCGGCGAGGACCGGGCGGTGCTGAACCTGGGTGGCATCGGCAACCTGACCCTGATTCCCCGCCAGGGCACGGTGCGCGGCTTTGACACGGGCCCGGCCAATGCGCTGATGGATGCCTGGTGCCAGCGCCACACCGGCCAGGGCTTCGATGCCGGTGGCGCGTTCGCGGCCAGCGGTGCGGTGGATGCGGCCCTGCTGGCCAGCTGGCGCGCGGACCCGTGGTTCGACCTGCCGCCGCCCAAGAGCACCGGCCGCGAGCAGTTCCACCTGGCCTGGGCCGAGGCACGCATGGGCGAGGGCGAGTATGCCGCCGCCGACGTGCAGGCCACCCTGCTGGAGCTGACTGCCGCCACCGTGGCCGACGCCCTGCTGGCACAGCAGCCGGACACCCGGCGCCTGCTGGTGTGCGGCGGCGGTGTGCACAACCCACGCCTGATGCAGCGGCTGGCAGCACGCCTGCCGGAGGTGGTGGTCGAGCCCAGCACCGTCCACGGGCTGGACCCGGACTACGTGGAAGCGATGGGGTTTGCGTGGCTGGCCAGCCGCACGCTGGCGGGGCTGGCGGGCAACCTGCCGGGCGTGACCGGGGCCCAGGGACCGCGGATTCTCGGGGCGATCCACCCGGCGTGA
- a CDS encoding peptidoglycan DD-metalloendopeptidase family protein has translation MLNSEHGRARKQRFQERLHVLHDNALHRKLRQHLPAAFNERWTRRHWMHASLFATIGALVATIVPGFSHTIDAPYADTHTSMALPLPPLSLARQQQTPGDSWQVLRVQSGQSLSNLFDEAGIPATTMHRVLDHPGAREALTRLRPGAEIAFDLPLSGELRSIRFDRDDNNRVELSLAGDDIKEKVTQRETSTRTVVTSGEITSSLYAAARKAGLSPSAIATMTDDIFKYDIDFSKDLQPGDRFSVVLDETWREGQKVDTSKILAATFTTGGKTYSGFRFERGGKSEYYDINGRSLKKSFIRMPIPFARLSSTFGARKHPVLGKMRMHKGVDYAARTGTPIMAAGDARVQFVGVQRGYGNVVILDHGRGHTTLYGHMSRFAGIKNGQRVAQGTVIGYVGSTGLATGPHLHYEFRVNGEHRNPLTVTMPPPEPLKGAELAAFRAQSAPAMARIQGMEKLIYAEASPPPTSRDAAATEVASTKDKPSAARKRG, from the coding sequence ATGCTCAATTCCGAACACGGCCGCGCACGCAAGCAGCGCTTCCAGGAAAGACTCCACGTCCTGCACGACAACGCCCTGCATCGGAAGCTCAGGCAACACCTTCCCGCCGCCTTCAATGAGCGCTGGACCCGGCGCCACTGGATGCACGCCAGCCTGTTCGCCACCATCGGCGCGCTGGTGGCGACCATCGTCCCGGGCTTCTCGCACACCATCGATGCGCCCTACGCGGACACCCACACCAGCATGGCCCTGCCCTTGCCGCCGCTGTCGCTGGCCCGCCAGCAGCAGACCCCGGGCGACAGCTGGCAGGTGCTGCGGGTGCAGAGCGGGCAGAGCCTGAGCAACCTGTTCGACGAGGCCGGCATTCCGGCCACCACCATGCACCGGGTGCTGGACCACCCCGGCGCGCGCGAGGCGCTGACCCGGCTGCGGCCCGGCGCTGAGATCGCCTTCGACCTGCCGCTGTCGGGCGAGCTGCGCAGCATCCGCTTCGACCGCGACGACAACAACCGGGTGGAACTGAGCCTGGCCGGCGATGACATCAAGGAGAAGGTGACCCAGCGCGAGACCTCCACCCGCACGGTGGTGACCAGCGGGGAAATCACCAGTTCGCTGTATGCCGCCGCCCGCAAGGCGGGGCTGTCCCCATCGGCCATCGCCACGATGACCGATGACATCTTCAAGTACGACATCGACTTCTCCAAGGACCTGCAGCCGGGCGACCGTTTCAGCGTGGTGCTGGACGAAACCTGGCGCGAAGGCCAGAAGGTGGACACCAGCAAGATCCTGGCGGCGACCTTCACCACCGGTGGCAAGACCTATTCCGGCTTCCGCTTCGAGCGTGGCGGCAAGTCGGAGTACTACGACATCAACGGGCGTTCGCTGAAGAAGAGCTTCATCCGCATGCCGATCCCGTTCGCGCGGCTGAGCTCGACCTTCGGTGCGCGCAAGCATCCGGTGCTGGGCAAGATGCGCATGCACAAGGGCGTGGACTACGCCGCCCGCACCGGTACCCCGATCATGGCGGCCGGCGATGCCCGCGTGCAGTTCGTGGGCGTGCAGCGCGGCTACGGCAACGTGGTGATCCTGGACCATGGCCGCGGCCACACCACCCTGTACGGGCACATGTCCCGCTTTGCCGGCATCAAGAACGGCCAGCGCGTGGCGCAGGGCACGGTGATCGGCTACGTGGGTTCCACCGGCCTGGCCACCGGCCCGCACCTGCACTACGAATTCCGCGTCAACGGCGAACACCGCAACCCGCTGACGGTGACCATGCCGCCGCCGGAACCGCTCAAGGGCGCCGAACTGGCGGCCTTCCGTGCGCAGTCGGCGCCGGCCATGGCGCGCATCCAGGGCATGGAGAAGCTGATCTACGCCGAGGCCAGCCCGCCGCCGACCAGCCGCGACGCGGCAGCCACCGAGGTGGCCAGCACCAAGGACAAGCCGTCGGCCGCCCGCAAGCGCGGCTGA
- the tyrS gene encoding tyrosine--tRNA ligase — translation MSSIEEALALIGRGADEILKQEDLRARLESGKPLRIKAGFDPTAPDLHLGHTVLLNKMRQFQDLGHQVIFLIGDFTGMIGDPTGKSLTRKPLSREDVLANARTYEEQVFKVLDRSRTEVRFNSEWFGKMSAADMIRLAGQHTVARMLERDDFAKRYAAQQSIAIHEFLYPLVQGYDSVALEADVELGGTDQKFNLLMGRGLQEHHGQKPQVVLTMPLLEGLDGVNKMSKSLGNYIGISEPAIDIVTKTMKVDDTLMWRWIELLSFDISQAEAASLREQIASGALNPRVVKLRLARELATRFHDAAAAEQAVAGWEAAVTGQGDITQLPLQDVAVPAEGLRIAALLTAAGLTPSNSEANRKLKERAVKVDGEVVEDGQQVLQPGFEGLLQVGKRTFARVRLVAA, via the coding sequence GTGTCCTCGATTGAAGAAGCCCTTGCCCTGATCGGCCGCGGTGCCGACGAGATCCTCAAGCAGGAGGATCTGCGCGCCCGCCTGGAGAGCGGAAAGCCGCTGCGCATCAAGGCTGGCTTCGATCCCACCGCGCCGGACCTGCACCTGGGCCATACGGTGCTGCTGAACAAGATGCGCCAGTTCCAGGACCTGGGCCACCAGGTCATCTTCCTGATCGGCGACTTCACCGGCATGATCGGCGACCCGACTGGCAAGAGCCTGACCCGCAAGCCGCTCAGCCGCGAGGACGTGCTGGCCAACGCCCGCACCTACGAGGAGCAGGTGTTCAAGGTGCTCGATCGCAGCCGCACCGAAGTCCGCTTCAATTCGGAGTGGTTCGGCAAGATGAGCGCGGCCGACATGATCCGCCTGGCCGGCCAGCACACCGTGGCGCGCATGCTCGAGCGCGATGATTTCGCCAAGCGCTACGCGGCCCAGCAGTCCATCGCCATCCATGAATTCCTGTACCCGCTGGTGCAGGGCTACGACTCGGTGGCCCTGGAAGCGGACGTCGAGCTGGGCGGTACCGACCAGAAGTTCAACCTGCTGATGGGCCGTGGCCTGCAGGAGCACCACGGGCAGAAGCCGCAGGTGGTGCTGACCATGCCGCTGCTGGAAGGCCTGGACGGCGTCAACAAGATGTCCAAGTCGCTGGGCAACTACATCGGCATCAGCGAGCCGGCCATCGACATCGTCACCAAGACCATGAAGGTCGACGACACCCTGATGTGGCGCTGGATCGAACTGCTGTCCTTTGATATCAGCCAGGCCGAGGCCGCCTCGCTGCGCGAGCAGATCGCCAGCGGTGCGCTCAACCCGCGCGTGGTCAAGCTGCGCCTGGCGCGTGAACTGGCGACCCGCTTCCACGATGCGGCGGCGGCCGAGCAGGCGGTTGCCGGCTGGGAAGCGGCAGTGACCGGGCAGGGCGACATCACCCAGCTGCCGCTGCAGGACGTGGCCGTGCCGGCCGAAGGCCTGCGTATCGCCGCGCTGCTGACGGCGGCGGGCCTGACCCCGAGCAATTCCGAAGCCAACCGCAAGCTCAAGGAGCGTGCGGTCAAGGTGGATGGCGAGGTGGTCGAGGACGGCCAGCAGGTGCTGCAGCCCGGCTTTGAAGGCCTGCTGCAGGTCGGCAAGCGCACCTTCGCCCGCGTCCGCCTGGTCGCCGCCTGA